In Acidobacteriota bacterium, one DNA window encodes the following:
- the murD gene encoding UDP-N-acetylmuramoyl-L-alanine--D-glutamate ligase, translating to MAFGEYSRVLVVGLGSSGLAAARLAAEDGSEVWATDLRGETELATGLATLGGEVRTFLGGHPDACLDGVELVITSPGVSADAALLETARRSGIEINTEIEFAWRHQPRAEMVAVTGSNGKSTVTELTTRMMVAAGRSTVAGGNLGTPASQLVLDGGWESWVLEISSFQAELLTSMAPSVAVFLNLSQDHLERHSHLDSYLAAKRRLFAFQGETDTAVLNADDPSVADTRAAARRRLFSIAKKTDACLEGEVLTIDDEPIIRASELRLSGIHNVANVLAAALAADALGVPKSAMAAAASTFAGLAHRHRTVHDADGIRWVDDSKATNVGATLAALRGYPNRSLHLILGGQAKDQDFSVLAAEIRRAVTRLYLIGEDASMIAEALAGATMIEGCGNLAEAVARARRNAVAGEWVLLAPACASFDQFSDYGERGDRFIDFAREEAAQCP from the coding sequence GTGGCGTTCGGCGAATATTCTCGTGTGCTTGTCGTCGGCTTGGGAAGCTCCGGCCTGGCTGCCGCCCGTCTCGCGGCGGAAGACGGCTCGGAAGTCTGGGCGACCGATCTTCGCGGCGAGACCGAGCTGGCGACGGGTCTGGCAACCCTCGGCGGCGAGGTTCGGACATTCCTCGGCGGGCATCCCGATGCCTGCCTCGACGGTGTCGAGCTCGTGATTACGTCTCCGGGAGTGTCCGCCGATGCGGCGCTGCTCGAGACAGCTCGCCGGAGTGGAATCGAAATCAACACCGAGATCGAGTTTGCCTGGCGCCACCAGCCCCGAGCGGAGATGGTGGCGGTAACAGGATCCAACGGCAAGAGCACAGTGACCGAGTTGACGACACGGATGATGGTCGCAGCCGGCCGTTCGACCGTGGCCGGAGGCAACCTCGGGACGCCTGCCTCACAGCTCGTGCTCGACGGAGGATGGGAGAGTTGGGTGCTCGAGATCTCGAGCTTTCAAGCCGAGCTGCTGACCTCGATGGCTCCGAGCGTGGCGGTGTTCCTCAATCTGAGTCAAGACCATCTCGAGCGTCATTCGCATCTCGATTCATACCTCGCCGCCAAGCGGAGACTGTTTGCCTTTCAGGGCGAGACCGATACAGCCGTCCTCAACGCGGACGATCCGTCGGTGGCAGACACCCGAGCCGCGGCGCGCAGGCGTCTCTTCTCGATCGCAAAGAAGACGGATGCCTGCCTCGAAGGCGAGGTGCTGACGATCGACGATGAACCGATCATCCGCGCGTCCGAGCTGCGCCTGAGCGGCATCCACAACGTCGCCAACGTGCTTGCTGCCGCGCTGGCCGCGGATGCTCTCGGTGTGCCGAAATCTGCGATGGCGGCTGCTGCGAGTACCTTCGCCGGGCTCGCCCACCGCCACCGAACGGTTCACGACGCCGACGGAATTCGCTGGGTTGACGACTCGAAGGCTACCAACGTCGGCGCCACACTGGCCGCGCTGCGCGGCTACCCGAATCGCTCCCTCCACCTGATCCTCGGCGGGCAGGCCAAAGATCAGGACTTTTCGGTCCTCGCCGCGGAAATCCGCCGGGCGGTGACGCGGCTGTACCTCATCGGCGAGGACGCATCAATGATTGCTGAGGCTCTGGCGGGAGCGACCATGATAGAAGGATGCGGCAATCTCGCCGAGGCAGTGGCTCGAGCCCGTCGCAATGCGGTCGCGGGTGAGTGGGTCCTGCTTGCGCCGGCATGCGCTTCCTTCGATCAGTTTTCGGACTACGGCGAGCGTGGTGACCGCTTCATCGATTTTGCCCGAGAGGAGGCGGCCCAATGCCCATAA
- the murG gene encoding undecaprenyldiphospho-muramoylpentapeptide beta-N-acetylglucosaminyltransferase, which produces MSSRVVIAGGGTGGHIFPGLAVARELKTREVDVHWLGARRGLEAELVAERNIPITLVDLEGIHARSPSAAALALAKLPGAIAMSVRTLQKLKPLTAVVGVGGYASTAGLMAAGLLGVPTVLQEQNSIPGWVNRFLAPFSDLVCCGFEDALKAFPSLSAEWTGNPVRADFFEVSEVEPQHPPRLLILGGSQGSLFLNRTLPRALAMLRDEGLQIEIRHQAGVRWAEVVRTAYQDLKMEAKVTAFLAQPWLAFADADLVVARSGALTVSELAAAGRGSLLVPFAAAAGNHQEYNARSLERAGGACVLTEYEATPPRVGELLGRLLQDGESLREMGRRAGMVALPGAAARIAERVLSIGGGA; this is translated from the coding sequence ATGAGCTCGCGGGTCGTGATCGCGGGTGGCGGAACCGGCGGCCACATCTTCCCGGGGCTGGCGGTGGCCCGCGAGCTCAAGACGAGAGAGGTGGATGTCCACTGGCTCGGAGCGCGCCGAGGACTCGAGGCCGAGCTGGTGGCCGAGCGGAACATCCCGATCACGCTGGTGGATCTGGAAGGCATCCACGCGCGCAGCCCGTCGGCGGCGGCCCTTGCCCTCGCCAAGCTGCCCGGTGCTATCGCCATGTCGGTGAGGACTCTACAGAAGCTCAAACCCCTGACCGCGGTGGTCGGTGTTGGCGGTTACGCTTCGACGGCCGGCCTGATGGCGGCGGGGCTCCTTGGCGTGCCGACGGTGTTGCAGGAGCAGAACTCGATTCCCGGATGGGTCAACAGATTTCTGGCCCCATTCTCCGATCTCGTCTGCTGCGGCTTCGAAGATGCCCTCAAGGCGTTCCCCTCGTTGTCGGCGGAGTGGACCGGCAACCCGGTGCGCGCCGACTTCTTCGAGGTGTCGGAGGTCGAGCCTCAACACCCTCCACGTCTCCTGATCCTCGGTGGCAGCCAGGGTTCGCTGTTCCTCAATCGAACCCTGCCACGGGCCCTGGCAATGCTTCGAGACGAGGGTTTGCAGATCGAAATCCGGCACCAGGCGGGCGTACGTTGGGCGGAGGTCGTGAGAACGGCCTACCAGGATCTGAAGATGGAAGCCAAGGTCACGGCATTTTTGGCACAGCCGTGGCTCGCCTTTGCCGATGCTGACCTGGTGGTGGCACGGTCGGGTGCCTTGACCGTGTCAGAGCTCGCCGCCGCCGGCCGCGGCTCGCTCCTGGTGCCCTTTGCCGCCGCCGCGGGCAATCACCAGGAGTACAACGCACGCAGCCTCGAGAGGGCCGGTGGGGCGTGTGTGTTGACCGAATACGAGGCGACACCTCCTCGGGTGGGCGAGCTGCTCGGCAGACTGCTGCAAGACGGCGAATCTTTGCGCGAGATGGGCCGCAGGGCTGGAATGGTCGCGTTGCCTGGGGCCGCCGCTCGAATCGCCGAACGTGTGCTGTCGATCGGTGGTGGCGCATGA
- the ftsA gene encoding cell division protein FtsA: MNEGHPVIGIDLGSSKVSVVVGEMEEERLVVRGCGQAPHDGARKGVIANLDDVSRAVRAAAEEAEAMASIPVEYAQVGIGGLPILGVPSTASVPVTGRDHTVSADDLQRALAACAQVAIPEDFRVLDIISCGFALDGQSGMDYPVGMPGTRLDATAYVLYTNKTHAETVEQAVNHAAVALGRLAFEPIAAAEAVLTQDEKELGCLLLDMGYATTEWVLFAEGVVTLSGAVPIGGRHFTADLASMLKTTTAAAERSKRRIGVALDRDGINNAAVEVPALGGDGNQVHAAAFAAEVLHERARDLFIGVHKVLVKQGLDRVPRAGVVLTGGASRLDGLEEVAETIFGHRVRLGVPRNLAGLVEPVSGPEWSVACGLVRLFEKRQNQVLTSRTNRSSIMAWLRNALGEFFELGGGYDRV; this comes from the coding sequence GTGAACGAGGGGCACCCCGTGATCGGGATCGACCTCGGTTCGTCGAAGGTCTCGGTTGTGGTGGGCGAGATGGAAGAAGAGCGTCTGGTCGTCCGGGGATGTGGGCAGGCGCCGCACGACGGCGCCCGCAAAGGCGTGATAGCCAACCTCGACGACGTTTCCCGGGCGGTACGGGCGGCCGCTGAAGAGGCCGAGGCGATGGCTTCGATTCCTGTAGAGTACGCTCAGGTCGGGATCGGTGGGCTGCCGATCCTGGGGGTTCCGTCGACTGCATCAGTGCCTGTGACGGGCCGCGATCACACCGTGTCCGCCGACGATCTGCAGCGAGCCTTGGCAGCCTGCGCGCAGGTGGCCATTCCGGAAGATTTCCGGGTTCTCGACATCATCTCCTGTGGATTCGCGCTTGATGGCCAGTCAGGGATGGACTATCCGGTCGGCATGCCTGGTACTCGTCTCGATGCCACCGCATATGTTCTCTACACCAACAAAACCCACGCCGAAACCGTTGAGCAGGCGGTCAACCACGCTGCGGTGGCCCTGGGACGTCTCGCATTCGAGCCGATAGCGGCCGCCGAAGCGGTCTTGACTCAGGACGAGAAAGAGCTCGGATGCCTGCTCCTCGACATGGGCTATGCCACCACTGAATGGGTGCTCTTCGCCGAGGGAGTCGTGACGCTGAGCGGCGCCGTCCCGATAGGTGGTCGCCACTTCACCGCGGATCTGGCCTCGATGCTCAAAACCACGACTGCAGCCGCGGAGCGCAGCAAGCGGCGCATCGGTGTCGCGCTCGACCGTGATGGGATCAACAATGCCGCAGTCGAAGTGCCGGCTCTCGGCGGAGACGGGAATCAGGTTCATGCCGCAGCCTTTGCGGCGGAAGTTCTCCACGAGCGTGCACGCGATCTGTTCATCGGAGTCCACAAGGTATTGGTCAAACAAGGTTTGGACCGCGTGCCGCGGGCGGGTGTGGTTCTCACAGGCGGTGCTTCGAGGCTCGATGGACTCGAAGAGGTGGCCGAGACGATCTTCGGTCATCGGGTCCGTCTCGGGGTTCCTCGAAACCTCGCCGGACTGGTGGAACCGGTTTCGGGGCCCGAGTGGTCTGTGGCCTGCGGGTTGGTCCGACTTTTTGAAAAACGTCAAAATCAGGTGTTGACGTCGAGGACAAATCGGAGCAGCATCATGGCGTGGCTCCGTAACGCCCTCGGAGAATTTTTTGAATTGGGAGGTGGATATGATCGAGTTTGA
- the murC gene encoding UDP-N-acetylmuramate--L-alanine ligase translates to MNLHMMGIGGVGMCGIAEVLIARGVTVSGCDLADSERTRRLAELGATIHQGHDPDHLVGADALVVTAAVPNGQPELSAALEQRLPVVRRAEMLGELMRYARGVAVAGTHGKTTTTAIIGHLLVAAGADPTVIIGGRAHGFGSHTRVGEDPLLVCEADEYDRSFLELAPHLAVITNVEPEHLDCYADEEDLLATFSAFGNKSSVFGALILCADDPGAASLRWHLRRRVVTYGTAEEADLRLEIVSSNIGSTEFMVLRGDNRLGRVELPLPGRFNALNALAAIAVGLELGFDFDVLAAACADFSGVARRFEVHGDRDGVTVVDDYAHHPTEITALLEATRQAMPGRRVVVAFQPHLFSRTRNFATEFASSLLGADVAIVLPIYPAREEPIEGVSSELIVDQARRLGHRQVYSGLSVAEAVSQLDDLLEPGDVLLTAGAGDIDRLAAAWLEGAV, encoded by the coding sequence ATGAACCTCCACATGATGGGCATCGGGGGCGTCGGCATGTGTGGCATCGCGGAGGTCCTGATCGCTCGAGGCGTTACGGTGAGCGGCTGCGACCTTGCCGACAGCGAGCGTACCCGGAGGTTGGCCGAGCTTGGAGCGACAATTCATCAGGGCCATGACCCCGATCATCTGGTGGGCGCTGACGCCTTGGTCGTGACGGCGGCTGTCCCGAACGGGCAGCCGGAGTTGAGCGCGGCGCTCGAGCAGCGCCTCCCGGTGGTGCGACGGGCGGAGATGCTGGGCGAGCTGATGCGCTACGCGCGAGGCGTCGCGGTCGCCGGCACCCACGGCAAGACGACCACCACTGCGATCATCGGACACCTCCTGGTGGCCGCAGGAGCCGATCCGACGGTGATCATCGGCGGTCGAGCGCATGGCTTCGGTTCTCATACGAGGGTCGGCGAGGATCCCCTTCTGGTCTGCGAGGCGGACGAGTACGACAGGTCGTTCCTCGAGCTGGCGCCGCATCTGGCGGTGATCACCAACGTCGAGCCGGAACATCTCGACTGCTATGCGGACGAGGAGGATCTGCTCGCGACCTTCTCCGCCTTCGGCAACAAATCCTCGGTTTTCGGTGCACTGATCCTGTGCGCTGATGATCCGGGAGCCGCAAGCCTTCGTTGGCACCTGCGGAGGAGGGTCGTCACCTACGGGACGGCGGAAGAAGCAGACCTGAGGCTCGAAATCGTGTCCAGCAACATCGGGAGCACCGAGTTCATGGTCCTGCGTGGAGACAACCGCCTGGGCCGGGTCGAGCTGCCCCTGCCGGGAAGGTTCAACGCCCTCAATGCCCTTGCCGCGATTGCAGTCGGCCTCGAGCTGGGCTTCGACTTCGACGTGCTTGCCGCGGCCTGTGCAGATTTCTCCGGGGTGGCCCGGCGTTTCGAGGTGCACGGAGATCGTGACGGAGTGACGGTGGTCGACGACTACGCCCACCATCCGACCGAGATCACCGCTCTCCTCGAGGCGACCCGACAGGCGATGCCGGGTCGGAGGGTCGTGGTGGCATTCCAACCGCACCTCTTCAGTCGCACGCGGAATTTCGCAACCGAGTTCGCTTCGTCGCTTCTCGGCGCCGACGTAGCGATCGTCTTGCCGATTTATCCGGCCCGAGAAGAGCCCATCGAGGGGGTCAGCTCGGAGCTGATTGTCGATCAGGCCCGGCGACTCGGACATCGACAGGTTTATTCGGGCCTCTCCGTTGCGGAGGCGGTGTCGCAGCTTGATGACCTGCTAGAACCGGGTGACGTGCTGCTCACGGCTGGCGCCGGTGATATAGACCGTCTGGCGGCGGCTTGGCTGGAGGGAGCGGTATGA
- the mraY gene encoding phospho-N-acetylmuramoyl-pentapeptide-transferase — translation MLYALLYPLGDTFIGFNVFRYLTFRTGLAIATAFFISLVAGPWLISKLRSLQVRQSIREEGPEHHQVKAGTPTMGGILIVSSFALATLLWADLKNPYVWTVLLVTLGFAGVGLIDDWLIVRRRSNQGLTVRQKLLLQILVGLAAGMMARAAATPEAHAGALAVPFLKDVLLPLGVAYVPFVILVLLGSSNAVNLTDGLDGLAVGSVAIAAATYTVLVYVAGHSRIAEYLRIVPVSDSGEVAIFTGAMVGAAMGFLWFNCHPAQVFMGDVGSLALGGGIGIVAVVAKQELLLVLVGGLFVLEELSVIIQVVSYKLRGKRVFRMAPLHHHFELLGWTETQVVVRFWIIAVVFALAGLSTLKLR, via the coding sequence ATGCTCTACGCCCTCCTCTATCCTCTCGGGGACACCTTCATCGGATTCAACGTCTTCCGCTATCTGACGTTCCGGACCGGGCTGGCGATTGCAACCGCGTTCTTCATCAGCCTGGTGGCAGGCCCGTGGCTGATCTCCAAACTGCGCTCGCTGCAGGTTCGGCAGTCGATTCGCGAGGAGGGACCGGAACACCATCAGGTCAAGGCGGGAACCCCGACCATGGGCGGCATCCTCATCGTCTCGAGCTTCGCTCTCGCGACTCTGCTCTGGGCGGACCTCAAGAACCCGTACGTTTGGACGGTGTTGCTCGTGACCCTCGGTTTCGCCGGCGTCGGCCTGATCGACGATTGGTTGATCGTGCGGCGCCGGAGCAACCAGGGGCTGACGGTACGCCAGAAGCTGTTGCTGCAAATTCTGGTCGGCCTGGCGGCGGGCATGATGGCGCGGGCCGCCGCGACTCCGGAAGCCCATGCCGGTGCTCTCGCGGTGCCGTTTCTCAAAGATGTCCTGCTTCCGCTGGGCGTCGCCTACGTGCCGTTCGTGATTCTGGTCCTGCTCGGCTCGTCAAACGCCGTCAATCTCACCGACGGCCTCGACGGGCTGGCGGTCGGATCGGTGGCTATTGCGGCGGCCACGTACACCGTCCTGGTGTACGTCGCAGGCCATTCCCGAATCGCCGAGTACCTGCGGATCGTCCCGGTATCGGATTCGGGCGAGGTGGCGATATTTACCGGTGCGATGGTCGGCGCGGCGATGGGTTTCCTGTGGTTCAATTGCCACCCGGCCCAGGTTTTCATGGGCGACGTCGGCTCGCTCGCCCTCGGTGGCGGCATCGGCATCGTCGCGGTCGTTGCCAAGCAGGAGCTGCTGTTGGTTTTGGTCGGCGGGCTTTTCGTTCTCGAGGAGTTGTCGGTCATCATTCAGGTGGTCTCCTACAAGCTTCGTGGCAAGAGAGTCTTTCGGATGGCGCCGCTCCACCATCACTTCGAGCTACTCGGCTGGACCGAAACCCAGGTCGTAGTGCGGTTCTGGATCATTGCGGTGGTGTTCGCTCTGGCGGGTCTCTCGACCCTGAAGCTGAGGTAA
- a CDS encoding putative lipid II flippase FtsW, with translation MPIRQRFDRLLLGSTILLTAIGLAILASASWLLATERYGRPGSYFFTWQAATAMVGLGLMVVNMHLKTSLLTDRRLVIGSFTAGWILMLAAFAQAPVAATHRWISVGGISLQPSVLVRLALIMLMAILLDEARRRGWPWEKLAVICGISLATAAVIVIQPDLGTAALLAAALGGMAFVAGMPLRLLAAPASVGFAALAVAIITSPYRLARVRAFFDPEFGTSAGWQSYQSLVAIGSGGLIGRGYGSGMQKLFFLPEPHTDFIFAITGEELGLIGMLVLIVLAGVITWRGFVIAARLDNPQRALLAFGITAAFALQSLVHMVVCLDLLPPKGIPLPLVSYGKTEMLVTLVSIGMLLNLSREVKA, from the coding sequence ATGCCCATAAGGCAGCGCTTCGACCGTCTCTTGCTCGGATCGACGATTCTTCTCACCGCGATCGGCCTCGCCATCCTCGCGTCGGCCTCCTGGTTGCTGGCGACAGAGCGCTACGGAAGGCCGGGATCCTACTTTTTCACCTGGCAGGCTGCGACGGCGATGGTCGGCCTCGGCCTGATGGTCGTGAACATGCACCTGAAAACCAGCCTCCTGACCGACCGCCGGTTGGTGATCGGCTCGTTCACAGCGGGTTGGATCCTCATGCTGGCAGCATTCGCTCAGGCGCCGGTTGCGGCCACGCACCGCTGGATCAGCGTCGGTGGCATCTCCCTGCAGCCATCAGTTCTGGTGCGGCTGGCTCTGATCATGCTGATGGCGATCCTGCTCGACGAAGCCCGGCGCCGGGGATGGCCGTGGGAGAAGCTGGCCGTCATTTGCGGAATATCCCTGGCAACCGCCGCCGTGATCGTGATCCAGCCCGATCTCGGAACGGCGGCTCTGCTGGCTGCCGCGTTGGGCGGGATGGCGTTCGTGGCGGGCATGCCTCTGCGGCTGCTGGCGGCGCCGGCAAGCGTCGGCTTTGCCGCGCTGGCTGTGGCGATCATCACCTCGCCCTACCGCTTGGCACGGGTGCGCGCATTCTTCGATCCCGAGTTTGGCACCTCTGCCGGCTGGCAGAGCTATCAGAGCCTGGTTGCCATCGGCAGCGGAGGGCTGATCGGTAGGGGTTACGGATCCGGCATGCAGAAGCTCTTCTTCCTGCCGGAGCCTCACACTGATTTCATCTTCGCCATCACCGGGGAGGAGCTCGGGTTGATCGGGATGCTCGTCCTGATCGTCCTGGCCGGGGTCATCACATGGCGCGGATTCGTGATTGCCGCCAGGCTCGACAACCCGCAGCGCGCATTGCTCGCCTTCGGCATCACGGCGGCGTTCGCCCTGCAGAGCCTGGTCCATATGGTGGTCTGTCTCGACCTCCTGCCGCCGAAGGGCATCCCCCTCCCTCTGGTCAGCTACGGCAAGACGGAGATGCTGGTGACTCTGGTCTCTATTGGCATGCTTCTCAACCTGTCGAGAGAGGTGAAGGCATGA